From the Aquitalea magnusonii genome, one window contains:
- a CDS encoding type II asparaginase encodes MKKTFKLLLSSAAVMAALCGQSAQAADAAKPHVVILATGGTIAGTGATSTTTIGYTAAKLGVDKMIAAVPELSKVADVRGEQVAQIASESMTNEVWLKLAKRVNELLAQKDVDGVVITHGTDTIEETAYFLDLVVKSKKPVVVVGSMRPSTAISADGPINLYNAVILAGSKEAVGKGVLVSLNDQINAAREVTKTNTSTTDTFKTPELGFLGYMQDNKPHFYRMSTRKNTADTEFDVSKLNSLPRVDIVYGYANMDRVAMDADIAAGAQGIVQAGVGDGSIAAQMMPAIRDARKKGVIVVRSSRVGSGIVARNGEANDDQEDLVVSDTLNAQKARILLMLGLTKTHDTKELQRMFYTY; translated from the coding sequence ATGAAAAAAACTTTTAAACTGCTGTTGTCCAGCGCTGCCGTGATGGCTGCGCTGTGTGGTCAATCGGCCCAGGCTGCTGACGCGGCCAAGCCGCATGTGGTGATTCTGGCTACCGGTGGCACCATTGCCGGTACTGGTGCCACCAGCACCACCACCATCGGTTATACCGCTGCCAAGCTGGGCGTGGACAAGATGATTGCCGCCGTGCCAGAGCTGTCCAAGGTGGCCGACGTTCGTGGTGAACAGGTTGCGCAGATCGCCAGCGAAAGCATGACCAATGAAGTGTGGTTGAAGCTGGCCAAGCGTGTGAACGAGCTGCTGGCGCAGAAGGATGTGGATGGCGTGGTGATTACCCACGGCACCGACACCATCGAAGAAACCGCTTACTTCCTGGACCTGGTGGTGAAGAGCAAGAAGCCGGTAGTGGTGGTGGGTTCCATGCGCCCGTCTACCGCCATCAGTGCTGACGGCCCGATCAACCTGTATAACGCCGTGATCCTGGCGGGCAGCAAGGAAGCCGTTGGCAAGGGCGTGCTGGTTTCCTTGAACGACCAGATCAATGCCGCCCGTGAAGTGACCAAGACCAACACTTCCACCACCGACACCTTCAAGACGCCGGAACTGGGCTTCCTGGGCTATATGCAGGACAACAAGCCGCATTTCTACCGCATGTCCACCCGCAAGAATACCGCGGATACCGAATTTGACGTCTCCAAGCTGAACAGCCTGCCGCGCGTCGACATCGTTTACGGTTACGCCAACATGGACCGCGTGGCCATGGATGCCGATATTGCTGCAGGTGCCCAGGGCATCGTGCAAGCCGGTGTGGGCGATGGCAGTATTGCCGCCCAGATGATGCCTGCCATCCGTGACGCCCGTAAGAAGGGTGTGATCGTGGTACGCAGCTCGCGCGTGGGTAGCGGTATCGTGGCGCGTAATGGTGAAGCCAATGATGATCAGGAAGATCTGGTGGTGAGCGACACGCTGAATGCGCAAAAAGCCCGCATCCTGCTGATGCTGGGTCTGACCAAGACCCACGACACCAAAGAACTGCAACGCATGTTCTACACCTATTGA
- a CDS encoding sigma-54-dependent transcriptional regulator, which translates to MFDGMKVLIVEDDPDVRLGCEQALMLEGLDARGVASAEQALGLLHHGFPGVLVSDIHLQGQDGMALLRTIKAQDPSLPVILITGHGDVSLAVQAMKDGAYDFIEKPFSPERLHEVVCRAMEQRRLSLEVETLRRQLQDKQSLESRLIGRSPAMEKVRRMIADLADTSANVLILGETGTGKELVARCLHEISRRQKHNFVAVNCGGLAENLFESEIFGHEAHAFTGAAKRRIGRIEYANNGTLFLDEIESMPLPLQIKMLRVLQERTLERLGSNTPIPVDCRVISATKADLKAMGNNGSFRSDLYYRLNVVTLQLPPLRERREDIPLLFEYFLLQSASRFDRPTPQLEAHEQAELLAYDWPGNVRELRNVAERYVLGIRTPLSESGELSQSLPLAETVEAFERALIAEEFRRHGYSLSRTSEALKVAKTTLFDKLKKYGLNQSG; encoded by the coding sequence ATGTTTGATGGCATGAAAGTGTTGATCGTCGAGGACGACCCGGATGTCCGGCTGGGCTGCGAGCAAGCGCTCATGCTGGAGGGCCTGGATGCCCGCGGCGTGGCCAGCGCCGAGCAAGCCCTGGGCCTGCTGCATCACGGTTTTCCCGGCGTGCTGGTCAGCGACATCCACCTGCAGGGGCAGGATGGCATGGCACTGCTGCGCACCATCAAGGCCCAGGATCCCAGCCTGCCTGTCATCCTGATCACCGGCCATGGCGATGTCAGCCTGGCGGTACAGGCGATGAAGGATGGTGCTTACGACTTCATCGAAAAACCCTTCTCCCCGGAACGCCTGCATGAAGTGGTATGCCGCGCCATGGAGCAGCGCCGCCTGAGCCTGGAAGTGGAAACCCTGCGCCGTCAGTTGCAGGACAAGCAAAGCCTGGAATCGCGCCTGATCGGCCGCTCGCCGGCCATGGAAAAAGTGCGGCGCATGATTGCCGACCTGGCCGACACCTCGGCCAATGTGCTGATTCTGGGTGAAACCGGCACCGGCAAGGAACTGGTTGCCCGCTGCCTGCATGAAATCAGCCGGCGGCAGAAGCACAACTTTGTGGCGGTCAATTGCGGCGGGCTGGCAGAAAACCTGTTCGAGAGCGAGATTTTCGGCCACGAGGCTCATGCCTTCACCGGCGCAGCCAAGCGCCGTATCGGCCGCATCGAATATGCCAATAACGGCACGCTGTTCCTCGATGAAATCGAAAGCATGCCGCTGCCCTTGCAAATCAAGATGCTGCGCGTGCTGCAGGAACGCACGCTGGAACGCCTGGGTTCCAACACCCCCATTCCGGTGGACTGCCGGGTGATATCGGCCACCAAGGCCGACCTCAAGGCCATGGGCAATAACGGCAGCTTCCGTAGCGACCTTTACTACCGGCTGAACGTGGTCACGCTGCAACTGCCGCCGCTGCGCGAGCGCCGCGAGGACATCCCGCTGCTGTTCGAGTATTTCCTGCTGCAATCGGCCAGCCGCTTCGACCGCCCCACCCCGCAACTGGAAGCCCACGAACAGGCCGAGCTGCTGGCCTACGACTGGCCGGGCAATGTGCGCGAGCTGCGCAATGTGGCCGAACGCTATGTGCTGGGCATTCGCACCCCGCTGTCCGAATCCGGCGAACTGAGCCAGAGCCTGCCGCTGGCCGAAACCGTGGAAGCCTTTGAACGGGCACTGATTGCCGAGGAATTCCGCCGCCACGGTTACAGCCTGAGCCGCACCAGCGAAGCGCTGAAAGTGGCCAAGACCACCCTGTTCGACAAATTGAAAAAATACGGCCTGAATCAATCGGGTTGA
- a CDS encoding sensor histidine kinase, with protein MKLRTVLRIALLLILMDIAAVSAFRASVDGSLEELRAANTQRLELYANSLNSEIGHYARLPSLLGLSPYVEGLLHAPNDVHRQQAANDYLERLSQRTGASAIYIMDDKGIVRATSNWRQTDSYLGENDSFRAYFTDAMSGQPGRFFGVGTTRSEAGYYLSEPLTSRGHIIGVAVVKVNMEYLEKLWRENKTTVMVSDQNGVVILATEPGWKFSTLKPFSKALQDAFDRNLQYNRKRLLPLGLEERRSLGNGSHIYRLDQSGRRTLSRLAYPRDMLGQSLQLPLSSWKLTVLSSLDPVYQLAYNRAALAAVLTLLSLTGILWLNERRRRLRDKLSAREALQQAYRELERKVEERTADLSRANQQLHEEISERIRTEQHLRQTQDNLVQAGKLAVLGQLATGIAHELNQPLAALRTLSGNAIKFLERQQNETARTNLQTICQLVDKMGEITSALKGYSRKSTSSLGTVDISLAMDSALLLLRNRLEGSQVRILRPNAPEPWQARCDPNRFEQVLVNLLANALDELQDQPDGLIEISGHCTTAQLILQIRDNGPGLQEAVRAQLFEPFVTTKPAGIGLGLGLTLSAGIIAEAGGSLSADNHPQGGAVFTITLPLATKENRHV; from the coding sequence TTGAAACTGCGTACCGTACTGCGCATTGCGCTGCTGCTGATCCTGATGGACATTGCCGCCGTCAGCGCCTTTCGTGCCAGCGTGGACGGCTCGCTGGAGGAACTGCGCGCCGCCAATACCCAAAGGCTGGAGCTGTACGCCAACAGCCTGAATAGTGAAATCGGCCACTATGCGCGCCTACCCAGCCTGCTGGGGCTGTCCCCCTATGTGGAAGGACTGCTGCACGCCCCAAATGATGTGCATCGCCAGCAGGCAGCCAACGACTATCTGGAACGCCTGAGCCAACGCACCGGTGCCAGCGCCATCTATATCATGGATGACAAAGGGATTGTCCGCGCCACCAGCAACTGGCGGCAGACCGACAGCTACCTGGGCGAAAACGATTCCTTCCGTGCTTATTTCACCGATGCCATGAGTGGGCAGCCTGGGCGCTTCTTCGGCGTAGGCACTACCCGCAGCGAGGCAGGTTATTACCTGTCGGAACCACTGACCAGCCGCGGCCACATCATTGGCGTGGCGGTGGTGAAGGTAAACATGGAATACCTGGAAAAGCTGTGGCGGGAAAACAAGACCACCGTGATGGTGAGCGACCAGAACGGCGTGGTGATTCTGGCCACAGAACCAGGCTGGAAATTCAGCACGCTCAAGCCCTTCAGCAAAGCCCTGCAGGATGCCTTCGACCGCAATCTGCAATACAACCGCAAGCGCCTGTTGCCGCTGGGACTGGAAGAACGGCGCAGCCTGGGCAATGGCAGCCACATTTACCGGCTGGACCAGAGCGGCCGGCGCACGCTAAGCCGGCTGGCCTATCCGCGCGACATGCTGGGTCAGTCGCTGCAACTGCCGCTATCAAGCTGGAAGCTGACCGTGCTCTCCAGCCTGGACCCGGTCTACCAACTGGCTTACAACCGGGCCGCCTTGGCGGCAGTGCTGACCCTGCTAAGCCTGACCGGCATTCTGTGGCTGAACGAACGCCGCCGCCGCCTGCGCGACAAGCTGTCAGCGCGCGAAGCACTGCAGCAGGCCTACCGCGAACTGGAACGCAAGGTGGAAGAGCGCACGGCAGATCTGTCGCGCGCCAACCAGCAGCTACATGAAGAAATCAGCGAACGCATCCGCACCGAACAGCACCTGCGTCAGACCCAGGACAATCTGGTCCAGGCGGGCAAGCTGGCGGTACTGGGCCAACTGGCCACCGGCATCGCCCACGAGCTGAACCAGCCACTGGCGGCACTGCGTACCCTGTCTGGCAATGCCATCAAGTTTCTGGAACGCCAGCAGAATGAAACCGCCCGTACCAATTTGCAAACCATCTGCCAACTGGTGGACAAGATGGGCGAAATCACCAGCGCCCTGAAGGGTTACTCGCGCAAATCCACCAGCAGCCTGGGGACGGTGGACATCAGCCTGGCCATGGACAGCGCGCTGCTGTTGCTGCGCAACCGCCTGGAAGGCAGCCAGGTCCGCATCCTCCGGCCCAATGCGCCAGAACCATGGCAGGCGCGTTGCGACCCCAACCGTTTCGAGCAGGTGCTGGTCAACCTGCTGGCTAATGCGCTGGACGAACTGCAAGACCAGCCGGATGGGCTTATCGAGATCAGTGGCCATTGCACAACCGCACAACTGATACTGCAAATCCGCGATAATGGCCCCGGCCTGCAGGAAGCCGTGCGTGCCCAGCTATTCGAGCCTTTTGTCACCACCAAACCGGCCGGCATCGGCCTGGGACTGGGGCTGACCCTGAGCGCCGGCATCATTGCCGAGGCCGGCGGCAGTCTGAGTGCCGACAATCACCCGCAGGGCGGTGCCGTGTTCACCATCACCCTGCCGCTTGCTACAAAGGAAAACCGCCATGTTTGA
- a CDS encoding methyl-accepting chemotaxis protein, whose product MHPQRPIVTKTDLQGHITYANRAFIEISGFTEKELIGQQHNIVRHPDMPAEAFDDMWHTIKEGHPWRGLVKNRSKQGDYYWVDAYVTPIRENGNTVGYMSVRSAPDQQQCQQAEQLYADIRAKRSRFPQTRQPTVLSLQKLLTLSMLPPILALLAEYILPDSIIHDILNAGSILWLLGAAVLIHQRLATPLEYAKQGLARLSEGNFKQAIPQSGCQDMRQMLEMLETMRINTRAVLADVVSGAHDISQAATATHTEASNLQQRGEHALEGITRVASALEQLSVSVNEISMTTRTGAGHATEATSLANEGETKMQQTRHATQQVMGEFEHTRDAILVLEKSAEEIGSVTSVIKDIANQTNLLALNAAIEAARAGEQGRGFAVVADEVRKLAERTAGNTQEIEQSINVLHERTRQVLQNVQTALDKVQSVDEAISNASNSLEAIRQANQGVSASAANVAEMLQQQSSVSTEVAQNMETMSALTEQNSQSIANARDVAQQLHTTAHDLKRLVSHFERHL is encoded by the coding sequence TTGCATCCACAGCGCCCCATCGTGACCAAGACCGACCTGCAAGGCCATATCACCTACGCCAACCGCGCCTTTATTGAAATCAGCGGTTTTACCGAAAAAGAGCTGATTGGCCAGCAACATAATATCGTGCGTCACCCCGACATGCCGGCGGAAGCTTTCGACGACATGTGGCACACCATCAAGGAAGGTCATCCTTGGCGCGGGCTGGTGAAAAACCGCAGCAAGCAGGGGGATTACTACTGGGTGGATGCCTATGTGACCCCGATTCGGGAAAACGGCAACACGGTTGGTTACATGTCGGTACGCAGCGCCCCGGACCAGCAGCAATGCCAGCAGGCAGAACAGCTATACGCCGACATCCGGGCCAAGCGCAGCCGCTTTCCCCAGACCCGGCAACCCACCGTGCTGAGCTTGCAAAAGCTGCTTACCCTCTCCATGCTGCCCCCCATCCTGGCCCTGCTGGCGGAATACATCCTGCCGGACAGCATCATTCACGACATCCTGAATGCCGGCAGCATCCTCTGGCTGCTTGGGGCTGCGGTACTGATTCATCAGCGCCTGGCCACACCACTTGAATATGCCAAACAAGGCCTGGCCAGATTGTCCGAGGGCAACTTCAAGCAGGCCATTCCGCAGTCAGGCTGTCAGGACATGCGCCAGATGCTGGAAATGCTGGAAACCATGCGCATCAATACCCGCGCCGTGCTGGCCGATGTGGTAAGCGGTGCCCACGATATCAGCCAGGCCGCAACGGCTACCCATACCGAAGCCAGCAATCTGCAACAGCGCGGAGAGCATGCACTGGAAGGCATTACCCGCGTAGCCTCCGCCCTGGAGCAGCTATCGGTGTCGGTGAATGAAATCTCCATGACCACCCGCACAGGTGCAGGCCATGCCACCGAAGCCACCAGCCTGGCCAATGAGGGTGAGACAAAAATGCAGCAGACACGGCATGCCACCCAGCAAGTGATGGGAGAATTCGAACACACCAGGGATGCGATTCTGGTGCTGGAAAAATCGGCGGAAGAGATAGGATCTGTCACCTCGGTGATCAAGGACATTGCCAACCAAACCAATCTGCTAGCCCTGAACGCGGCCATCGAGGCGGCACGGGCAGGTGAACAGGGACGCGGCTTTGCCGTGGTGGCCGATGAAGTGCGCAAGCTGGCGGAACGCACGGCAGGCAACACGCAGGAGATCGAGCAATCCATCAATGTGCTGCACGAGCGCACCCGTCAGGTATTGCAGAATGTCCAGACCGCGCTGGACAAGGTCCAGAGCGTGGATGAGGCCATCAGCAATGCCAGCAACAGCCTGGAAGCCATTCGCCAGGCCAACCAAGGCGTATCGGCATCGGCCGCCAACGTGGCGGAAATGCTGCAGCAGCAATCTTCGGTTTCCACCGAAGTGGCACAGAACATGGAAACCATGAGTGCGCTGACCGAGCAGAACAGCCAGAGTATTGCCAATGCCCGCGATGTCGCGCAGCAACTGCATACCACCGCGCATGATCTGAAACGCCTGGTCAGTCATTTTGAACGCCATCTCTGA
- a CDS encoding LysR family transcriptional regulator, with product MSFSLRHVEIFHAIMTSGSVTEAATLLNTSQPTISRELARLEQLSGLVLFERIRGRLRPTLQALQLFEEVQRAYLGLERIVSTAQALRRFDEGQLSIACLPMFSQAVLPTVCQRFLQRYPRVKLNITPQESPLLEEWLAAQRHDLGLSESHIQPPGTSQQQVFCADEVAVLPQGHPLGNKPVLDLADFAGQDFVSLSASDIYRQQLDALFASQGIARQLRLETHSAASVCSMVRQGIGLAVVNPLTALEFAGHGVIIRPLSVSLPFRVNLLRPLHRPASALVDSFAKLLCEVLEEIQQPHP from the coding sequence ATGTCCTTCAGCTTGCGCCATGTGGAAATCTTCCACGCCATCATGACCAGCGGCAGCGTGACCGAAGCTGCCACACTGCTCAACACCTCCCAACCCACCATCAGCCGAGAACTGGCACGGCTGGAGCAACTAAGCGGCCTGGTCTTGTTCGAACGTATCCGGGGGCGGCTACGCCCCACCCTGCAGGCCTTGCAACTCTTTGAGGAAGTGCAGCGCGCCTACCTGGGACTGGAGCGGATTGTCAGCACCGCCCAGGCCTTGCGCCGCTTTGACGAAGGCCAGTTATCCATTGCCTGCCTGCCGATGTTTTCCCAGGCAGTCCTGCCTACGGTGTGCCAACGTTTCTTGCAGCGCTATCCACGGGTAAAACTCAACATCACGCCACAGGAATCGCCGCTGCTGGAAGAATGGCTGGCGGCACAGCGGCATGATCTTGGGCTGAGCGAGAGCCACATCCAGCCACCGGGCACCAGTCAGCAGCAAGTATTCTGTGCCGACGAAGTTGCCGTGCTGCCGCAGGGGCATCCACTGGGCAACAAGCCGGTGCTGGATCTGGCGGATTTCGCCGGCCAGGATTTTGTCAGTCTGTCGGCCAGCGATATCTATCGCCAGCAGTTGGACGCCTTGTTTGCCTCACAAGGCATTGCCCGCCAACTCCGGCTGGAAACCCACAGCGCGGCCTCGGTCTGCAGCATGGTGCGCCAGGGCATCGGTCTGGCGGTGGTCAATCCGCTGACCGCACTGGAATTTGCCGGTCATGGCGTCATCATCCGCCCGCTATCCGTCTCACTCCCCTTCCGGGTCAACCTGCTGCGCCCCTTGCATCGCCCAGCGTCCGCGCTGGTGGACAGCTTTGCCAAACTGCTGTGCGAGGTACTGGAGGAAATTCAACAACCTCACCCATAA
- the lysA gene encoding diaminopimelate decarboxylase, protein MKTFSATQLATLAEQFSAPLWVYDAAMIRARIAQLKQFDVIRYAQKANSNTHILRLMREQGVMVDAVSLGEIARARQAGYDLSSAEPSEVVFTADVLDRATLEQVVAERIVVNAGSIDMLRQLGALSPGHRVWLRINPGFGHGHSHKTNTGGENSKHGIWHADLPAALEVIAATGLKLVGIHMHIGSGVDYGHLQQVCGAMVELVGSLGQDIEAISAGGGLSIPYRDGDGRIDTAHYFQLWDAARKQVEQLLGHAVRLEIEPGRFLVAEAGALIAEVRAVKDMGSRHFVLVDAGFNDLMRPSLYGSYHEISVLERNGTEKSGAVPTVVAGPLCESGDVFTQQEGGVVESRLLPQAEVGDWLVFHDAGAYGATMSSNYNSRPLLPEVLLDAAGPRLIRRRQTMAELLALEAV, encoded by the coding sequence ATGAAAACCTTCTCCGCCACGCAGCTTGCCACCCTGGCCGAACAATTTTCTGCCCCGCTGTGGGTATACGATGCCGCGATGATTCGTGCACGCATTGCCCAGCTCAAGCAGTTCGATGTGATTCGCTATGCCCAAAAAGCCAATTCCAATACCCATATCCTGCGTCTGATGCGTGAACAGGGCGTGATGGTGGACGCGGTATCGCTGGGCGAGATCGCGCGTGCGCGCCAGGCCGGTTATGACTTGAGCTCGGCCGAGCCTTCCGAAGTGGTGTTTACTGCCGACGTGTTGGATCGTGCCACGCTGGAGCAGGTAGTCGCCGAGCGTATCGTGGTGAATGCCGGCAGTATCGATATGTTGCGCCAGCTAGGTGCGCTCTCCCCCGGCCATCGGGTATGGCTGCGCATCAACCCCGGTTTTGGCCATGGCCACAGCCACAAGACCAATACCGGTGGCGAAAACAGCAAGCATGGCATCTGGCATGCCGATCTGCCGGCCGCGCTGGAGGTGATTGCTGCAACTGGCCTGAAGCTGGTGGGCATTCACATGCACATCGGTTCCGGCGTGGATTATGGCCATCTGCAGCAGGTATGCGGTGCCATGGTGGAACTGGTGGGCAGCCTGGGCCAGGATATCGAAGCCATTTCCGCCGGTGGTGGCCTGTCCATTCCCTATCGTGATGGCGATGGCCGAATCGATACCGCTCATTACTTCCAGTTGTGGGACGCCGCCCGCAAGCAAGTGGAACAACTGCTGGGCCATGCGGTACGGCTGGAAATCGAACCGGGTCGCTTCCTGGTGGCCGAAGCCGGCGCGCTGATTGCCGAGGTGCGTGCGGTCAAGGATATGGGCAGCCGCCATTTTGTGCTGGTGGATGCCGGCTTCAACGACTTGATGCGGCCTTCGCTGTATGGCAGCTACCACGAAATTTCGGTGCTGGAGCGCAATGGCACCGAGAAATCCGGTGCCGTGCCGACGGTAGTGGCCGGCCCGCTGTGCGAATCCGGGGATGTGTTCACCCAGCAGGAGGGCGGCGTGGTGGAAAGCCGTCTGCTGCCCCAGGCCGAGGTGGGCGACTGGCTGGTGTTCCATGATGCCGGTGCCTATGGTGCCACCATGTCTTCCAACTACAACAGCCGTCCCTTGCTGCCTGAAGTACTACTGGATGCCGCTGGTCCGCGCCTGATCCGTCGCCGCCAGACCATGGCAGAACTGCTGGCGCTGGAAGCGGTGTAA
- a CDS encoding porin → MSSRILSYTLLSLLPAMAMAETTLYGSLRVGIDSMQSVDTGFKRTTGIDDFSSRIGFKGSEQLNGQLQAIWQVETGLAMDGMPTGGTGSGTLANRMSFVGVQDSWGKLRVGYLDDVLTSTQATDIFASPRREANSGIAYPLYEARDIFGSNNYGDSRAKNSLRYDSPRWNGMEASLQYGAGESQRASRKAGETWGLRLGYTDAGYFINYAWMTRLNTVGTNNSAIHRVELGYRGEALQLAATLQRIRLYGNAHQNKDGSNDFEIPGILQQSNIAQTGNNKLSSQVVALSAGYQLGAFKPMLQYSHRGRVYMDGQHLNWSANQWAAGVEYTLSKRSLLQAGYGAVRQNAGGQNALAWSKSSASTGWMMMRTDF, encoded by the coding sequence ATGTCCAGCCGCATCCTCTCCTACACCCTGCTCAGCTTGCTTCCCGCCATGGCCATGGCCGAGACCACTTTGTACGGCAGCTTGCGCGTTGGTATCGACAGCATGCAAAGCGTTGATACCGGCTTCAAACGCACCACCGGCATTGACGACTTCAGCAGTCGCATCGGTTTCAAGGGCAGTGAACAGCTGAATGGACAGCTGCAAGCCATCTGGCAGGTGGAAACCGGACTGGCCATGGATGGCATGCCTACCGGCGGCACCGGCAGCGGCACACTGGCCAACCGCATGAGCTTTGTCGGCGTGCAGGACAGTTGGGGCAAGCTGCGTGTCGGCTATCTGGATGATGTGCTGACCAGCACCCAGGCGACCGACATCTTTGCCAGCCCACGCCGCGAGGCCAACAGCGGCATTGCCTACCCGCTGTATGAAGCCCGCGATATTTTTGGCAGCAACAATTACGGCGACAGCCGGGCCAAAAACAGCCTGCGCTACGACAGCCCGCGCTGGAATGGCATGGAAGCCTCACTGCAATACGGGGCGGGAGAAAGTCAGCGCGCCAGCCGTAAAGCTGGAGAAACCTGGGGCCTGCGCTTGGGATATACCGATGCCGGTTATTTCATCAACTATGCCTGGATGACACGTCTGAACACGGTCGGTACCAATAACAGCGCCATTCACCGCGTGGAGCTGGGTTATCGCGGTGAAGCGCTGCAACTGGCGGCCACGCTGCAAAGAATCCGGCTGTATGGCAATGCTCATCAAAACAAGGATGGCAGTAATGATTTCGAGATTCCTGGCATCCTGCAGCAAAGCAATATTGCCCAGACCGGGAATAACAAGCTGAGCAGCCAGGTGGTGGCGCTGAGTGCCGGCTATCAGTTGGGGGCGTTCAAACCCATGCTGCAGTACTCACACCGTGGCCGGGTTTACATGGATGGTCAGCATCTGAACTGGTCGGCCAATCAATGGGCTGCCGGCGTGGAATACACCCTGAGCAAGCGCAGCCTGCTGCAAGCGGGTTACGGCGCGGTACGACAGAATGCCGGAGGACAAAACGCGCTGGCCTGGAGCAAATCCAGCGCCAGCACCGGCTGGATGATGATGCGGACCGATTTTTAA
- a CDS encoding BON domain-containing protein — translation MKRLFARSALFATLALTIAGAALPAHAEDAPVSDEQLASNVKNALDADPELKALDLHVVSKKQEVTIDGKMTDDQQMFKAGVIAEKVPGVKFVINNMNM, via the coding sequence ATGAAACGCCTTTTTGCCCGTTCGGCCCTGTTTGCAACCCTGGCCCTGACCATTGCTGGCGCAGCCCTGCCGGCACATGCCGAAGATGCCCCGGTTAGCGACGAGCAACTGGCCAGCAACGTCAAGAACGCACTGGATGCCGATCCGGAACTGAAAGCCCTGGACCTGCACGTAGTCAGCAAAAAGCAGGAAGTCACCATTGACGGCAAGATGACCGACGATCAGCAAATGTTCAAGGCTGGCGTCATCGCCGAGAAAGTGCCGGGCGTGAAGTTTGTCATCAACAACATGAATATGTAA
- a CDS encoding murein transglycosylase A: protein MLKRLLLSLPLLWLAACSTTYTPTLPDGRGQLSPASLPAWQQQPMGDTLLALKQSCKAMARKPAWQAVCADAARIPPEDGVQVRQFFETRFNAWPVRDGASSSGLITGYYEPLLNGSRSRSERTPWPVYGVPADLLVLDYPAALHGRSVLVARRSAANRLQLLPDKTVAGAGEVEIHPADFPVDRPGGKLKGRLSGNRLLPYYTRAEINQGKGVSTAPVLAWVEDPVELFFLQVQGSGRIQLEDGSFLHVGYAEQNGYNYQSIGKWLVDKGEMTLANASMQGIQAWIKANPGKQQALFGVNPSYVFFKVLPGGDSGPAGALGVPLTGGYSIAVDPRYIPLGTPVYLATTWPLSQQPLTRLVHAQDTGSAIKGAVRADLFWGYGSEAGMYAGKMKQSGSLWMLLPRGVTPSMAAAP, encoded by the coding sequence ATGTTGAAACGTTTGTTGCTGTCCCTGCCGCTGCTGTGGCTTGCTGCCTGTTCCACTACCTACACACCGACGTTGCCCGATGGCCGTGGCCAGCTCAGCCCGGCGTCGCTGCCGGCTTGGCAGCAGCAGCCGATGGGCGATACCCTGCTGGCGCTCAAGCAAAGCTGCAAAGCCATGGCGCGCAAGCCCGCCTGGCAAGCCGTGTGTGCCGATGCCGCCCGCATTCCGCCGGAGGATGGCGTACAGGTACGCCAGTTTTTTGAGACGCGCTTCAATGCCTGGCCGGTGCGTGATGGTGCCAGCAGCAGTGGCCTGATTACCGGTTATTACGAGCCGCTGCTCAATGGCAGCCGCAGCCGCAGCGAACGCACGCCGTGGCCGGTGTATGGCGTGCCGGCGGATCTGCTGGTGCTGGACTACCCTGCCGCCCTGCATGGCCGCAGCGTGCTGGTGGCACGCCGTAGCGCTGCCAACCGTCTGCAGCTATTGCCGGACAAAACCGTGGCCGGGGCCGGGGAAGTGGAAATTCATCCGGCCGATTTTCCGGTCGATCGTCCCGGCGGCAAGCTGAAAGGGCGTTTGTCCGGCAACCGTCTGCTGCCGTACTACACCCGGGCGGAAATCAATCAGGGCAAGGGCGTGTCCACCGCGCCGGTGCTGGCCTGGGTGGAGGATCCGGTAGAGCTGTTCTTCCTGCAGGTGCAGGGCTCGGGGCGGATTCAGTTGGAGGATGGCAGCTTTCTGCACGTCGGTTACGCCGAACAGAACGGCTACAACTACCAGTCCATCGGCAAATGGCTGGTGGACAAAGGGGAAATGACGCTGGCCAATGCATCCATGCAGGGCATCCAGGCCTGGATCAAGGCTAATCCCGGCAAGCAGCAAGCCTTGTTTGGCGTCAACCCCAGCTATGTCTTTTTCAAAGTGCTGCCGGGCGGTGACAGCGGCCCTGCCGGAGCGCTGGGGGTGCCGCTCACCGGTGGTTACAGCATTGCGGTGGACCCGCGTTACATCCCGCTGGGTACGCCGGTTTATCTGGCGACAACCTGGCCCTTGTCGCAGCAGCCGCTGACCCGGCTGGTGCATGCCCAGGATACCGGCAGCGCCATCAAGGGCGCGGTGCGGGCCGATTTGTTCTGGGGCTATGGCAGCGAGGCCGGCATGTATGCCGGCAAAATGAAACAAAGCGGCAGCCTGTGGATGTTGTTGCCCCGCGGGGTGACGCCATCGATGGCGGCGGCACCGTGA